One Dehalococcoidia bacterium genomic window carries:
- a CDS encoding type II secretion system F family protein yields the protein MEALAAVLVGMAVAFGAMGLLGMGGQSLAQRVKPQAVTSRHKDEVASLARRLLVPMLGWLERRLGSIMPDQIVRDLGRSLERAGLNLSPASFLVQWVMGALAAPLMFTVVAMLAGLPLMVVPVIALLALVPGVVGPILWLQGRATRRQRLILRALPDFCDLVAISVEAGLGLEAAMARVAERQPGPLAQEVRKTLHEISLGRARQEALIDMGRRCGVDELNTFLTAIVQAEQLGVGIANTLRVQADYLRMQRRQRAEAMAQQAPVKMVFPLVFLIFPAMMLVLLGPAAIRLWETFSSYQIGTP from the coding sequence GTGGAGGCGCTGGCGGCGGTCCTAGTCGGGATGGCGGTGGCCTTTGGGGCCATGGGCCTCCTTGGGATGGGGGGGCAAAGCCTCGCCCAGAGGGTGAAACCCCAGGCGGTGACCTCTCGGCATAAGGATGAGGTGGCGTCCCTGGCCCGGAGGTTACTGGTGCCCATGCTGGGCTGGCTGGAGAGGCGGCTGGGCTCCATCATGCCGGACCAGATAGTGCGGGATCTGGGCCGCTCGTTGGAGCGGGCAGGGCTCAACCTATCGCCTGCCTCCTTCTTAGTCCAGTGGGTCATGGGCGCGCTGGCCGCCCCCCTGATGTTTACAGTGGTGGCGATGCTCGCTGGGCTGCCGCTTATGGTGGTGCCCGTCATAGCCCTGCTGGCCCTCGTCCCAGGCGTGGTAGGGCCCATCCTCTGGCTGCAAGGGCGGGCCACCAGACGTCAGCGCCTCATCCTCCGCGCCCTGCCCGACTTCTGCGACCTCGTGGCCATCAGTGTGGAGGCGGGATTGGGGCTGGAGGCGGCCATGGCACGCGTGGCCGAGAGGCAGCCTGGGCCGCTGGCCCAAGAGGTGCGTAAGACGTTGCATGAGATCTCCCTAGGCCGGGCTCGCCAGGAGGCGCTGATTGATATGGGGCGACGGTGTGGGGTGGACGAGCTCAACACCTTCCTCACGGCCATCGTCCAGGCGGAGCAGCTGGGGGTTGGCATCGCCAACACCCTGCGTGTCCAAGCCGATTACCTCCGCATGCAGAGGCGTCAGCGAGCGGAGGCCATGGCTCAGCAGGCGCCGGTGAAGATGGTCTTCCCCCTGGTGTTCCTCATCTTCCCTGCCATGATGCTGGTCCTGTTGGGGCCGGCGGCCATAAGGCTGTGGGAGACCTTCTCCAGCTACCAGATAGGGACGCCGTAG
- a CDS encoding PAS domain S-box protein, whose product MAWWRSPSWVDVRTGLVIFVASLIGIFEVGIMVDATGGLPNVYVNLYYPVLAMAAFSLPLPAAVVLAVVAGLVPSHHGFLNIQAFSQGLEGLIRPISFLVVSGAVSAMSGALRRQLEKERTLRQQLEREAQEKEAARQRAERSEQEMRLLLDHVQDMVVFVDGTGSVLEVNPAVEELSGWRRREVLGRHVREFVHPQDWHRLYRVLSSKALARRHKLEVRIRTCDGRWLVTEAMVVPVQGGQGAEGWVITAQDVTARRQAEAERDEALLRLLAAQDEERRRVGYDFHDGPIQSMAAALAFLETHARCHRRPDAHLERALQNLQRALQEARYIISHLSPQELKEGGLPKALASILQAVRDNWGIETHLEVSCGEWRMAYPRESALLRIVQEAINNAVKHSGTGRIEVRLWRAGQALHLSVRDFGRGIQWSEENGSHGHLGILSMRERAHLLGGQLEIHSSPGQGTEVRVVIPLRDGEANP is encoded by the coding sequence ATGGCCTGGTGGCGTTCCCCTTCTTGGGTGGACGTTCGTACGGGGCTCGTCATCTTCGTTGCCAGCCTCATCGGCATCTTCGAAGTGGGCATTATGGTGGACGCCACGGGGGGCCTGCCCAACGTCTACGTGAACCTTTACTACCCTGTGCTGGCGATGGCCGCCTTCTCCTTGCCCTTGCCTGCGGCTGTGGTCTTGGCGGTGGTGGCCGGGCTGGTGCCAAGCCACCATGGCTTTTTGAACATCCAGGCCTTCTCCCAGGGGCTGGAGGGGCTCATACGCCCCATCTCCTTCCTGGTGGTCTCGGGGGCCGTCTCCGCCATGAGCGGGGCCCTCAGACGGCAGCTGGAGAAGGAGCGGACCCTGCGGCAGCAGCTGGAGCGAGAGGCCCAGGAGAAGGAGGCGGCACGTCAGAGGGCTGAAAGGTCGGAGCAGGAGATGCGCCTTCTTTTGGACCACGTGCAGGACATGGTGGTCTTCGTGGACGGCACAGGCAGTGTATTGGAGGTGAACCCGGCGGTGGAGGAGCTAAGCGGCTGGAGACGCCGCGAGGTCTTGGGCCGCCATGTCCGGGAGTTCGTCCACCCCCAGGACTGGCACCGCCTCTATCGTGTCCTGAGCTCTAAGGCCTTGGCCCGTCGGCATAAGTTGGAGGTCAGGATACGGACATGCGATGGCCGCTGGCTGGTAACGGAGGCCATGGTGGTGCCGGTGCAGGGGGGCCAGGGGGCGGAAGGATGGGTCATCACAGCCCAGGACGTTACGGCTCGGCGCCAGGCGGAGGCCGAGAGGGACGAGGCCCTTTTGCGCCTGCTGGCAGCCCAAGACGAGGAAAGACGCCGCGTGGGGTACGACTTCCACGACGGGCCCATCCAGTCCATGGCGGCGGCCTTAGCGTTCTTGGAGACGCATGCCCGGTGCCACCGCCGTCCTGACGCCCACCTGGAGCGGGCCCTTCAAAATCTGCAGCGGGCCTTGCAGGAGGCGCGTTACATCATCTCCCACCTCAGCCCTCAGGAGCTGAAAGAGGGCGGTCTTCCCAAGGCGTTGGCCTCCATTCTGCAGGCGGTGCGGGACAACTGGGGCATCGAGACCCACCTGGAGGTGAGCTGTGGGGAATGGCGCATGGCCTATCCCCGGGAATCGGCCCTTTTAAGGATCGTTCAGGAGGCCATCAACAATGCTGTCAAGCACTCGGGCACCGGGCGCATAGAGGTAAGGCTGTGGCGCGCGGGCCAGGCGTTGCACCTCTCAGTGCGGGACTTCGGCCGTGGCATCCAATGGAGTGAAGAGAATGGCAGCCATGGCCATCTGGGCATACTCTCCATGCGGGAGCGGGCCCATCTCCTGGGAGGGCAGCTGGAGATCCATTCCTCCCCCGGCCAGGGCACCGAGGTGCGGGTGGTGATACCGCTACGGGATGGAGAGGCGAACCCTTAG
- a CDS encoding LLM class F420-dependent oxidoreductase, whose amino-acid sequence MKFGVFMFVTDYSIGPAELARAAEERGFEWLLFPEHTHIPTSRRTPWPGGGELPEEYRHTLDPFVAAAVAAAVTKELKVGTGVCLVPQHHPISLAKRVATLDLVSGGRFIFGVGAGWNEEEMEHHGVHPRHRWQVMRESILAMKAIWTQEEAEFQGRFVRFERIWSWPKPVQKPHPPIWVGGHGRQVLRRVVEWGDGWMPIISREERLGERIRELQSLAQEAGRGPIPVTAFGVSARPQVLEELARLGVERCIFWLRPGSAQEVLPYLDTCAELARQFAQA is encoded by the coding sequence ATGAAGTTTGGCGTCTTCATGTTCGTCACCGATTACTCCATAGGGCCGGCGGAGTTGGCGCGGGCGGCAGAGGAACGGGGTTTCGAGTGGCTTCTGTTTCCCGAGCATACCCACATCCCCACCTCTCGCCGTACCCCTTGGCCTGGGGGAGGAGAGCTGCCCGAGGAGTATCGTCACACCCTCGACCCCTTTGTGGCCGCCGCTGTGGCGGCCGCTGTCACCAAGGAGCTCAAGGTGGGCACGGGCGTTTGCCTGGTGCCCCAGCATCACCCCATCTCCCTGGCCAAGCGGGTGGCCACCTTAGACCTGGTATCAGGAGGCCGCTTCATCTTCGGGGTGGGGGCAGGTTGGAACGAGGAGGAGATGGAGCACCATGGCGTCCATCCCCGCCACCGTTGGCAGGTCATGCGGGAGAGCATCCTGGCCATGAAGGCCATATGGACGCAGGAGGAGGCGGAGTTCCAGGGGCGGTTTGTGCGGTTTGAGCGCATCTGGTCTTGGCCCAAGCCGGTGCAGAAGCCCCACCCCCCCATCTGGGTGGGCGGACATGGCCGCCAAGTCCTGCGAAGGGTGGTGGAGTGGGGTGATGGCTGGATGCCTATCATCTCCCGGGAGGAGAGGCTGGGCGAGCGTATAAGGGAGCTGCAGTCCCTGGCCCAGGAGGCTGGGCGGGGCCCTATCCCCGTCACCGCCTTCGGCGTCTCCGCCCGCCCCCAGGTCCTGGAGGAGCTGGCCCGCCTGGGTGTGGAGCGGTGTATATTCTGGCTGCGACCAGGCTCCGCCCAGGAGGTGCTCCCATACCTGGACACCTGTGCCGAGCTGGCGCGCCAGTTCGCTCAGGCCTGA